CATCATCCGGGACACGTTCTAGTACATGACTGCAGATGATTACATCGAATGTTTCGTCTGGATAGTCCAAGTTTGTCAAATCGAGTTTTCGGCTGCCGGATTCAGAAGTCACATATCCTCCCGAATATTCTACATTTGACATGTCTTTGAGCCAATTTCGCAAACTTGGTTCAAGCCCAATATGAAGAATACGGTTGAGGCCTTTTTTGAGATCTGTTTTCTCTTCGATATACAATCGGTACATTCTTTCTCGGTCCATTGAAAAACAATGGGGACAAATGGCAGTATTCTTGTTCCACACTTCTAAAGTCGCATCGGAATATTCTGATTTATCGGACCATGGAATGAACTGTTGAAACTTATTCTCACAAAACTGGCATTCAAAAGCAGTCGTGATCTCTTCCGTTTTATGTTCAGTATTAGGATTGTTATCCATACTACTTCCCTCTCCCCTTAAGAAAATTCTCATTTTTATTCTCATTATTTTATGGG
This window of the Bacillus gobiensis genome carries:
- a CDS encoding class I SAM-dependent methyltransferase translates to MDNNPNTEHKTEEITTAFECQFCENKFQQFIPWSDKSEYSDATLEVWNKNTAICPHCFSMDRERMYRLYIEEKTDLKKGLNRILHIGLEPSLRNWLKDMSNVEYSGGYVTSESGSRKLDLTNLDYPDETFDVIICSHVLERVPDDEKAMKELHRVLRNDGWAIMQAPIALHANNSNKSTVKIYRRKDFVKKLEKSGFTVVPINLVQTFGDSRLLDIFRYGLSANDILYTVIKNNIANKSGGTKSAPGIYSTAGKPAPGINSTTSEPAKLGFFQKTMLSIRKAWQKLWE